One segment of Clavelina lepadiformis chromosome 2, kaClaLepa1.1, whole genome shotgun sequence DNA contains the following:
- the LOC143445686 gene encoding eukaryotic translation initiation factor 3 subunit J-like translates to MDNWDDDGFEPAAPKVGVTDKWEGEDEEEDLKDNWDDEDEEETPKPVEAPAPEPKKGGKRYLQQKLKEKELERQKLAEKRMEEEMNKTPEEKMQEQLLAQKLAEESDLAVTQEMFSAQELDPEKLTLDNFKPRTKENFIEFTKLLNEKLTTVEDSPHYMYLMEKVIESATVNLEPEQLKKLATSLNAIATEKIKQGKNKKGAKKGQKVKLGGGMKATRNDAMDDFSQYNDFDDFI, encoded by the exons ATGGATAACTGGG ACGATGATGGTTTCGAACCCGCAGCTCCAAAAGTAGGAGTAACTGACAAATGGGAAGGAGAAGATGAGGAAGAAGATTTAAAAGACAACTGGGATGATGAAGATGAGGAAGAGACACCAAAGCCAG TTGAAGCTCCTGCGCCAGAACCCAAGAAAGGAGGAAAGCGATATCTCCAACAGAAACTTAAGGAAAAGGAACTTGAGAGGCAGAAACTTGCTGAGAAACGAATGGAAGaagaaatgaacaaaacaCCAGAAGAAAAGATGCAGGAACAACTCCTTGCTCAGAAGCTAGCTGAAGAATCTGACTTGGCCGTCACACAGGAAATGTTTA GCGCGCAAGAACTTGATCCTGAAAAACTTACGCTTGACAACTTCAAACCACGAACGaaagaaaatttcattgaGTTCACCAAACTTCTCAATGAAAAACTCACCACAGTCGAAGACTCTCCTCATTATATGTACCTGATGGAAAAAGTTATTGAATCTGCGACTGTGAATT TGGAGCCTGAGCAGTTGAAAAAACTTGCTACTTCTTTAAATGCAATCGCTACTGAAAAGATTAAACAAGGAAAG AATAAAAAAGGAGCAAAGAAAGGCCAAAAAGTCAAACTCGGCGGAGGAATGAAAGCAACCCGTAATGACGCGATGGACGATTTCTCACAATATAATGACTTTGATGATTTTATATAA
- the LOC143445687 gene encoding cathepsin D-like has translation MKVALVILIVAAVCNAGHVVRLKKQKTIRQDMKEKKTYLTREVTEEPLSNYMDAQYFGEISIGTPAQTFTVIFDTGSSNLWIPSATCPSSNIACMTHNKYDSAASNTYTAEGETFEIHYGTGSMEGFTSSDKVAIGGLTSDHQVFAEATQEPGITFVAAQFDGILGLGYPNIAVNGITPVFNQMFEQGVVDKNQFSFYLNRDPTGSEGGELYLGGANPARYTGDFTYHDVTKQGYWQIKMDSFLVADGTTTACDGGCQVIVDSGTSLITGPTEDIEKINEAIGAIKFIQGEYLVICRKIPQMPDVTFVLDGKKYTLTAEQYVIKMTDPSSGQSQCISAFMAMDIPAPAGPLWILGDAFMGAYYTLFDFDTNQVGFAELA, from the exons ATGAAGGTTGCTCTTGTCATTCTGATCGTCGCCGCAGTCTGCAATGCCGGAcatgt CGTCCGTCTCAAAAAGCAAAAGACCATCCGACAGGATATGAAGGAGAAGAAAACTTATCTGACTCGGGAAGTTACCGAAGAGCCCCTCAGTAATTACATGGAC GCTCAATATTTCGGTGAAATCTCCATCGGAACTCCCGCTCAAACTTTCACCGTCATTTTTGACACCGGTTCATCCAACTTGTGGATTCCGTCGGCAACTTGTCCATCAAGCAACATCGCTTGCA TGACACATAACAAGTACGACAGCGCCGCATCAAATACGTATACAGCAGAAGGAGAGACGTTTGAGATCCACTATGGAACTGGTTCCATGGAAGGATTTACCAGCAGCGACAAAGTCGCA ATCGGCGGTTTGACTTCGGACCACCAAGTTTTCGCCGAAGCCACACAGGAGCCAGGAATCACTTTTGTGGCGGCCCAGTTTGACGGAATTCTCGGGCTTGGTTACCCTAACATCGCCGTCAATGGAATCACACCCGTCTTCAACCAAATGTTTGAACAGGGAGTTGTTGACAAGAACCAGTTCTCTTTCTATTTGAACAG AGACCCAACCGGTTCTGAAGGCGGCGAACTTTACCTAGGTGGCGCCAACCCTGCGAGGTACACTGGTGACTTCACTTaccatgacgtcacaaaacaG GGATACTGGCAAATCAAAATGGACTCCTTCCTTGTTGCTGATGGCACCACCACCGCCTGTGACGGAGGCTGCCAAGTGATTGTCGATTCCGGAACCTCCCTTATCACCGGGCCGACAGAGGATATCGAGAAAATCAACGAAGCCATCGGGGCGATTAAATTCATTCAAGGGGAA TACCTCGTCATCTGCCGCAAAATCCCGCAAATGCCTGACGTCACGTTCGTACTGGACGGCAAGAAATACACTCTCACCGCCGAGCAATACGTCATCAAG ATGACTGACCCGTCTTCTGGGCAATCCCAATGCATCTCGGCCTTTATGGCAATGGACATTCCTGCACCGGCTGGTCCACTTTGGATTCTCGGCGACGCTTTCATGGGAGCTTACTACACCCTCTTCGACTTCGACACAAATCAAGTTGGGTTCGCCGAACTTGCTTAA
- the LOC143445689 gene encoding cathepsin D-like has protein sequence MKIALVFVLFTGLCSAGHVVRLQRHKTVRQDMREKKTDLRLLQPDRRFGKYFAGNAAPEPLTNYMDAQYFGPISIGTPPQDFTVIFDTGSSNLWVPSAECHKTDVACMTHQKYKHAASSTYMENGTRFAIAYGTGSLDGYCSEDTVQIGGVSARKQIFAEALDEPGLTFVAAKFDGILGMGYPSISVNGIKPVFNQMFDQGALQKNQFSFYLNRDESAKEGGELYLGGVDPERFSGEFTYHPVTVQGYWQIKMSGVSVADSAGTSACNGGCQAIVDSGTSLVAGPAEDVQNLQIAIGAVEIQPGLFTVECSKIPQLPDITFLLSGKKYTLTADQYILKETESGRTICLSGFMGMDVPPPRGPLWILGDLFMGNYYTTFDFANNRVGFAQVKHPNANATMQKYVRF, from the exons atGAAGATCGCTTTGGTTTTCGTCCTTTTTACTGGACTTTGCAGTGCCGGCCATGT AGTGCGGTTGCAGCGACATAAAACTGTCCGCCAGGACATGcgagaaaaaaaaacagaccTGAGGTTACTGCAGCCGGATAGACGCTtcggaaaatattttgcaggaaATGCAGCTCCTGAACCACTGACCAATTACATGGAT GCTCAATATTTTGGTCCAATATCTATTGGAACTCCACCTCAAGATTTTACAGTTATTTTTGACACTGGTTCTTCCAATCTGTGGGTACCATCGGCAGAATGTCACAAAACTGATGTTGCATGCA TGACACATCAAAAGTACAAGCACGCTGCTTCCTCAACTTACATGGAGAATGGGACTCGTTTCGCCATCGCTTATGGAACTGGGAGCTTGGACGGTTATTGTAGTGAAGACACTGTCCAG ATCGGAGGAGTTTCTGCCAGAAAGCAGATTTTTGCAGAGGCTTTAGACGAACCTGGCCTAACTTTTGTTGCTGCTAAGTTTGATGGGATTCTAGGAATGGGTTATCCCTCCATTTCTGTCAATGGAATCAAACCAGTTTTCAACCAGATGTTTGACCAAGGAGCACTTCAGAAAAATcagttttcgttttatttgaACAG AGATGAGTCAGCAAAAGAAGGTGGTGAACTTTACCTGGGCGGGGTCGATCCCGAACGATTCAGCGGAGAATTCACTTATCATCCGGTCACTGTGCAG GGTTACTGGCAGATAAAAATGTCAGGGGTCTCAGTTGCAGACAGTGCCGGCACCTCAGCATGTAATGGTGGGTGCCAGGCTATTGTCGACTCTGGCACATCACTCGTTGCCGGCCCAGCAGAAGATGTCCAAAACCTTCAAATTGCGATTGGAGCTGTGGAGATTCAACCTGGTCTG TTTACCGTCGAGTGCAGTAAGATACCTCAATTGCCAGACATCACCTTTCTGCTCAGTGGGAAGAAATACACCCTCACAGCGGACCAATATATACTAAAA GAGACAGAGTCAGGACGCACAATTTGCTTGTCCGGATTCATGGGAATGGACGTTCCTCCTCCTCGTGGACCTCTCTGGATTCTCGGAGATCTCTTCATGGGAAACTACTACACCACttttgattttgcaaataatCGTGTCGGTTTTGCTCAAGTTAAACACCCAAATGCCAATGCTACAATGCAGAAATATGTGCGGTTTTGA
- the LOC143445690 gene encoding cathepsin D-like, with the protein MKVALVLLLLSAISNCHIVKLRRHKTIRQEMREKKTNLSKFLPPVGKYLSSNSAPEPLTNYLDAQYFGPISIGTPPQSFQVVFDTGSSNLWVPSIDCPITDIPCLLHNKYKHSSSSTYVANRTSFAIRYGSGSLSGYCSQDVVTVGGVSAKNQIFAEATKEPGLAFVAAKFDGIMGMGYPSISVNGIKPVFNQMIAEKALEKNQFSFYLNRDPTSPDGGELFLGGVDPSRVTGAFDYHPVTVQGYWQISMAGVQAGSTGACKGGCQAIVDSGTSLIAGPTKEIELINKAIGAIKFIGGEYLVICSEIPRMPNIIFTLGTKKYTLTAEQYVMKETQAGETVCLSGFMGIDIPPPRGPLWILGDLFMGNYYTTFDFANNRVGFAQVKHPNATMPN; encoded by the exons ATGAAGGTTGCATTAGTTCTTTTACTGTTGTCTGCCATCAGCAATTGCCACAT TGTCAAACTTCGACGTCACAAAACTATTCGTCAGGAGATgagagaaaagaaaacaaatttgtcGAAGTTTTTGCCGCCAGTTGGCAAATATCTGTCCTCAAACTCTGCACCTGAACCACTGACCAACTACCTTGAC GCTCAATACTTTGGTCCAATATCTATTGGAACTCCACCACAAAGTTTTCAAGTTGTCTTTGACACCGGTTCTTCCAATCTGTGGGTCCCATCAATTGATTGTCCAATAACTGATATCCCATGCT TGCTTCACAACAAGTACAAACATAGCAGCTCATCTACTTACGTAGCGAACAGAACTTCCTTCGCGATCCGGTACGGAAGTGGAAGTTTGTCCGGTTATTGCAGTCAAGACGTTGTCACG GTCGGTGGAGtttcagcaaaaaatcaaatttttgccGAAGCCACGAAAGAACCCGGTCTAGCTTTTGTTGCCGCCAAATTTGATGGGATTATGGGAATGGGTTATCCATCTATTTCTGTCAATGGAATCAAACCAGTTTTCAACCAAATGATTGCTGAAAAAGCTCTTGAAAAGaatcaattttcattttacttgaatag AGACCCAACTTCCCCAGATGGTGGAGAGCTTTTCCTTGGTGGAGTTGACCCTTCTCGTGTCACCGGGGCTTTTGATTATCACCCAGTTACTGTTCAG GGCTACTGGCAGATAAGCATGGCTGGTGTGCAAGCTGGTTCGACTGGAGCATGCAAAGGTGGTTGCCAAGCGATTGTCGATTCCGGAACATCCTTGATTGCCGGACCCACGAAGGAGATCGAACTCATTAATAAAGCGATTGGAGCAATCAAGTTCATCGGAGGCGAG TACTTGGTGATTTGCAGTGAAATTCCCAGGATGCCAAACATTATCTTCACACTTGGAACCAAGAAATATACTCTCACCGCAGAACAATATGTCATGAAA GAGACCCAAGCCGGTGAGACAGTCTGTCTCTCAGGATTCATGGGAATCGATATTCCTCCTCCTCGTGGACCTCTCTGGATCCTTGGAGATCTCTTCATGGGAAATTACTACACCACttttgattttgcaaataatCGTGTCGGTTTTGCTCAAGTTAAACACCCAAATGCTACTATGCCAAATTAA